A single genomic interval of Clostridia bacterium harbors:
- a CDS encoding SEC-C metal-binding domain-containing protein: protein MPKKKQGRNAPCWCGSGKKYKNCHLGTDAVAEANRNRPSVPRGRDIFEIRDSILSPRQLRSDEVGPDRR, encoded by the coding sequence ATGCCGAAGAAGAAGCAAGGTAGGAACGCTCCTTGTTGGTGTGGCAGCGGCAAGAAGTACAAGAACTGCCACCTGGGTACTGACGCTGTGGCTGAGGCGAACCGCAACAGACCGTCCGTACCCCGAGGTCGGGATATTTTCGAGATTCGGGACAGCATTCTATCTCCCAGACAACTCCGCTCCGATGAAGTAGGCCCAGATCGCCGTTAG